In the Drosophila virilis strain 15010-1051.87 chromosome 4, Dvir_AGI_RSII-ME, whole genome shotgun sequence genome, GGCAAGCAGCCACGTTCGCAGCCCTTAAAGaagacgacaacaacgacagcaacgtCGGCGCAGGCGCAGTCGTCCGGCAAGGGCAAGGGCAAAGGCAAGGGCActaagaaaaagaagaaggcGGCTTCCTCGGAcgatggcggcggcggcggcggctccGATGAGCGTACGCGTACACGAGGCCGTCGCTATGCCTACATTGAGGACTTTGATGACGATAGCTCCGATGGCGGCATTAAGCCGGGCGTACAGCGACCGGATACACCGCCCGAGGAGCGTCAGAAGTTCATACAGAAGCAGGAGGAGATCAAGCGCATGCTTGCCGAAAAGAATGCCGAGGGCGCCAAGCTAGCGGCAACGCCACGCCTAACCCCCATCAAGGGCTCAACAGCAGTGGCAggcccagcggcagcagcagcagcagctgcagccgcttcccagcagctgaagcagcGCACGCCCAGCAAAGTAGGTGCTACTCCTGGTGCAGGTGATTCGCTGTCTACGGTGCCGTTGTCTGTAATACGTCAGGCCAAGGTGCTGGACATTGATTATCTGCATCGCAAGGGCGAGGCCATTGATGATCTAGACGATGTGGACTCGGAGCTGGATGATGCCGAGCTGCCCGACTTGCCCGAGGATATGGAGGATGCCATTGCGCGCATGGTGGTCGAGCAGTTAAGTTCGGAGTCATCTGTGCGTGATCTGCCGCCACCGGACGAGGTGTTGCGCCATGCCACGCCAGCCAAAGCGAAGGTGACCAAACAGTTGCCAACAACGCCGCCGGAGACGTTGCCCAGCGCCTCGGGACTTCAGGAGCCGCTGCGCAAACGCTTGCCCATGCCCACAATGCATCCGCCGCTGCTGCGACATCAGTTCTCGCCGCATGGTCCACCAGGTGGGCTGCCCGcctcgctgctgccgccgccgccagcgggtcaacaacaacaacaacaacagcagcagcagcagcaacagccgccacCAGGCATGCATCCAATGCTGCAGAGGCATTTggcaccaccaccgccgcaggccatgcagctgctgcaaaatGCTCTCTCAGCGCCGCTGGGCCAGCCGTTGAGTCGCGCGAACTATGCGCcggcacagcaacagcagccgctgtCGGCCATGCAGCGTCTGCCCTTGGGCATGTCcatgccagctgctgcagcagcacatcTGATGCAGGCCGCCGCTGCGGCTGCTAATGTGCGTCCGCCGGCGCCAGCGCCCGATTCCAAGCCGCGTGGTCGCCGAAAAAAGGTGACGCCTCTGCGGGATCAACTGCAGAAGCAGCAaaccgctgccgctgtcacCGCCGCCACATCCTCAGTGGGCAACGAGAAGCCAGCAGCTTCGGGCAAGGcgccgcagccgccgccgtcgctgccagCGCCGCCACAGTTGTTCAAGCCACACGAGGATGCGCCGCAGTCGGTCAACGTCTCGCAGGCTTCTGTCATTACACGCATGCCCATGGcctcgctgctgccgccggccCATGCACGCGGACCACCACAACCGCCGCCCGGCGCTGGCATGTATCCGAGCAGCGCGGAACTGGCACGTTTCTATGgccagccgctgccgccgagCTCCGCATTGCGACCCACCTATGGCGCTCCGCCGCCATTGCGTGGTGCACCGCCGCCCACGTCGACTGCGGCTGCACCGCCTGGCAGTGGGCCCAATGCACGTCCACCGCCCTATCTGCACGGCCCGGAGCATCATGGCGGTCCACCGCCGCCTGGCTCCCTGGCCAGTGTCTATGGCGCCGGTCCGCCACCGGCGCGGCATGCTTCACCGCATCTAAATCCCTACAGGTAGATTGAAGACTGTCAGCtgatttttgtatatttccattctaatatatatattttgcttataGAGCACCGCCTATTTATGGCAATCCCAACTATCCGCCGCGTGTGGGACCGCCCGGCAGCGCCAATATGCGGCCCGGCCCTGTGGACTATGCAGCCGGTGCGCGTAAGTAGCAAAATATGTGAATTACTAGCTTAATGTTAAACCAatctataattttatttaggCGGCTATCCACCCTATGGCTACTATCCACCACCATTGAGCACACCGCCCGCGCATGCAGCTGCGCCCAGTTCGGTGATTGTCAgtgcgccgccgccgccgccgcctgccacgcccacaaatcATTCAGTATCCGCACTGACGCGCGGCAAATCgccagcaccaacagcagcgccaGTTGTGGCGCCTCCTCCTGCCGCAACAGCACCACCGCCCACACCGCCAGCCGCCGTCACGCCACCGTCGGTGATAACCAGCAAGAAACTGATCACACTGGAGGCCTACTCCAATACCAAATCGCCGCTAGCtgaaacaacgacaacaacagcggaTTCGCCAGCTGCCGTGGCCGAGGAGGACTCCAGCTCGGCgcacggcagcagcagcaccgccGTCGCAGCGAACAGTGTGGGCGGTGGTGTCGGCGAGTTTAGCGGCCTGGTGAGCTACTTTAGCTCCCAGCAGGATGATTATGATACATAACAAACGCCGGCAACCGCCCAAGCTTGTATATAATGTAGTTGATCTATATAGAAATGTATAATGTGTAGAGTATGCGAATGTCCTATGCTAAAGGGGGGCATGTGGCTAGCCCCCGTTTTAGGCGACTTATTGAAAATTTCAatcctcacacacacacgcaaatacacacacacacacacacacgcaatcaaaaagtgcatatatatataaaagtagcgTAGAGTcttttacaacaacaaaaaactatgGGAAACTTGTCAACtcgttggttttttttttttttaattaaattaaatttatatttattttaagtttaggCTCCTATTTACTTGACCCTATGCTCTATGTACTCCTAGAGTCGCttcaacaacagctacaacaacttAAGTATTTTAGTTTAATTGTATAGTACGATATACGGCAGTTCGATTTGTTAATGTTCGATTAGTAGATCGAGCGATATCAATTATAGAAGCATTGCAAAACaattatgataataatttatatatatatatatatatatgaatacctACTACACCATTACCCCATATgatatatgcgtatatatagtAAACTAAATTAAACTAAACTACAAAATAACTAACAGTGCATATtatacaaaaagttaatttacTTAACAACTATGGATAAAATGACGTATActacaaatgaaattaacGAGAAGCAAATCATCAAATAAATCTAATAttagttgaataaaaaaaaattaaaatatatttgtcagCCTTCTATACCCTtctagagggtattataatgtGGTCATATGATGTGTAATCCATAGAAGGAGACACTTCCTTTATTGTATATAcctgtttatttttattcttgatcagtatcaacaacCGTATCGTTATAGTCATGTCCCTCTGCTTCTTGTAATatttggtcgaaaattaagttcttgtatgaaaatatatattgtatttgtgcaaaatccaaatgtatgtaacaggcaaaataggcgagtctgtctgtctgtccgtctgtctgtctgtctgtctgtctgtctgtctgtctgtctgtctgtctgtctgtctgtctgtctgtctgtccgtctgtatgaacgcaaggatctcagaacctataagaatagagacttgaaattttagataatcgataacatactccgtttccaagcaatcgataaaaatcgatctcgacatcctgttttttgggcaattttggtaaataataagagctagagtcaccaaacttgacatatagcttctaaaataaaatatatttatgcatttgatgttggcagaagagggttcagggtatcccctagtcggtaGCTCCCGACTGAACCTCTTAcgtatttaaaatatcttcaaaCAAACTTGTCTTTTACGTTCTTTGTAATGCGCCTCACATATGTACACAATCTTATCAACATTcagccactatatcatgtaccTCTGCAGTAAAGATCGTTCACAAATTCTGCACTGTTTGTACTATTCTAACATAACTGCAAATCCGTGTCAAATCGGTTGACTATATCAGATGAATCCTTTTAGAAGCAATTGGTCAAAGtcgaaaacatttttcacAAAGCTGACCCCGAAGAGTATTTAAACTACGGCTTATCGAAAAGGTTATTAAACATTCATACAAAAGTAGTTGAAAACTTCTTGTTTATTATACTTTAATcaagcaattttttttaaacataattgaattaattaaattaattatgttcTTTGAAGAGAGTTAAACTTGGAACTTGGCATTTTTAAGCTCGACCTTAACATGTTTGGTCTTGGTTTATTTCTGGCTTGTGTTTGTTAACATTGACAAATctactttaatttatttaatgcatatGCATTTGTTGATACTAACAAAAAGCAGCCTAATCAGCGCGTGTTACGGACAAAATGACTGTGCACAACATTTAGACAATGGAATCGGGTGTAAAACCTTCGCCCAACAACAGCTttcaaatttgattaaatgtaTGCATGCAGGTTAGCTTTAGTTTTCGGATCTTTTGTTAACAACTCGCGCCCAAAAGTTGTTCCagttaaatgcaataatttaaACTCAGAGAAACTTCAAAgtattattagttttttattgaatttatttgggCGGAGATTtgaagtattttatttttgaatattgatttttagatattgtgttattttttttctcaccTTGCAGAGTATctctatataatttatataagtataaacagATTGGTTTCAagttaagttcttgtatggaaaagttttttgttgccCGAGATATCCAGATACAGCACAGCAATTATGAGCTTCCCCTCCTAtcaatacaaaatataaaggCTCATATAGAAACAATCGATCAGAAAAGGAGATTTTGCTTAGAAATGTGTTTTAATCTTCTTTTATACTCTTCTAGAGAGTATTATAGTTTTGTCATGAACAAAacgagacatctccgaccccgtaaagtatatatattctagatcagcattaacagccatgtccatctgtttTTGTTCCGGACAGTTCAAATATCGGAACCGGCCGGATCTAAacactatatatatagctgccataggaacgatcagtcgaaatgTAGGTTCTGTTTTCtcttttcaaatatatctTTCTTCACTATATTCACATATCTGTAAAAGGAAAAAGtctataatttatttgattttatttccaaaactaataattaatttgacaAACTAAATACTTGAATATATTCGAATTATTATTAagcattaatttgtttatgcatTGACAGTaggcaaatgcaacaaaattataattaacgTGGGAATAACATAACGAAAAATATACCAAAGGGTAATTGGAATTTAATGAGACATGTGGAAGACTTTAATTGAGGGACGTGCGAATGTCTCGCCAAATTTTGGTTTTAATACCATTTCCAGCTCGTTTTGACAGGCGATTCGTTGACATTAATTTTGTGAACAagtttcgtttttatttatttttttattatattacttTTGATTGTCCTCATTTGCGCGAAAGATTTGCATAACATGGTGGGGATTTTGTGGACACTCGAATTTTACGATCGTGGAAATCACGCAACGACCGAAGCGAATCGCGAATgggaaaaagagaaagagagagtatttggttatttaattttatatattatttaattttatttattagcttaaaatctcaacagaaactttgcataataataacaacaaatgatCAACAACAAGGAGACGGAGGCCACttgttaatttaacaaatgGCGCTCCTTAGATGAGGAGATGCTGAATGGTGGATGCGCTTAGAAACGGAAACGTTTGGCTGGCACATTGTACTCGTAGCCGTTGGATTCGCCGCCTGGGGCGGAGTAGACTGGAGCTGGTGCTGGGGCGGAGTAGACCGGTGCGGGAGCAGGGGCTGAATAGCTGGGTGCGGGTGCGGAGTAAACGGGCGCGGGTGCTGGAGCGGGAATGTCGTGCACGGGGGGCAGGTACTCAGGTGCGGGATAAGAGGGAGCTGGAGCGCTGTATTCGGGTGCGGGAGCTGAGTAGACAGGAGCTGGAGCAGGTGCCGAGTAGACTGGAGCGGGCGCCGGAGCATGAATGTCCTGTACAGGTGGCAGGTACTCGGGAGCAGGCTGAACTGGAGCAGGAGCGCTGTATTCAGGTGCCGGAGCCGAGAAgactggagctggagcaggagcagaGTAAGCTGGAGCAGGTGGCAGATACTCGGGTGCAGGCtgaactggagctggagcacTGTATTCGGGAGCTGGAGCCGAGTagactggagctggagctggtgcCGAGTAGACTGGAGCGGGTGCGGGAGCCGGAAAATCTTGCACAGGTGGCAGATACTCAGGTGCAGGTGCGGGCGCCGAGTACGATGGGCCCGGAGGTGGCGCCGAGTACGATGGACCCGGAGCTGGCGCCGAGTATGATGGACCCGGAGCTGGCGCCGAGTAAGAAGCGCCCGCTGACGAACGGATGTCAATGTCAAACGACTGACTTGGCCTCTCGTACGAGTAGCCATTGTTACCGCCCAGATTCAGGTGCGAGACATCGGCCGCCACCGCGGCAATGGCGCACACAGCCAAAACGAAGAATTTCTGCAAAGCACGatcaaaagcaattaaaaaaactatttaaaatccGTGGACGCGTGCGATTAGTGTGTGTGACTAGTTAATTGGCGGGCCAATGTTAAAGGCAAACTAGATTTAAGGTCAGCCTCAAGCATTTTGAtggatgtgtgcgtgtgtggaaattgtgcacttgttgttgttgtgctcaccattgttgttgttgttgttgttgttgctacgcTTGTAAAGCTTGCTGGATTTTAGCTTTTCGACGCTTTTGACCAAAAGACCAGACGCTGAAtgatggccagcagcagatgcGCCCGCGTTTATATACCCCAAAACTTACCACATACACGCCGCATCTACACTCGAAGAAAAGGGTTTAATACGGTTAAATGGTAAAGACTTCGTCTACTTCGTCTGTTGCCCAAGTGAGCGCGCGCGCAGATCGAAATCTCCCGCTCTCTCCCCCTCACTCTTTCTCACTCACTCGTTTGGCGTCTCTGTCGCAGCATCAGCTGCTGGGCTCGCCCAATGCGTGGCCAGCTCTGGGTTTTGCAATGTCAATAGGGCGTCgcgccagtgttgccaactgccGAATAGCTGAATGCcatgttataaaaataataaacaaatatctgCAAATAGCTGAATTAGCCTTCTGTGCACAAGTTGGCAATAAACAAAGcagccagcaaaaaaaaaaaaacaactcaaTTCATTTACAATACAAAACCGAtggcttttaaaaaaaaaccgactTCAGCTAGAAATCAGCGGAAAGCGCCACAGCTACAGCGGAAAACAGGCCAAcgcatttgcatatattaatGAAGCCAAAAATATAGCTTTATCCGTTTAGAAGACAAAACAGTTggcttaaaaataaacaaaacaaattttagcTAGAAATCAGCTGAAAGCGCCACAGCTACAGCGGAAAACACGCCAACTCATTTGCATATGTTATTAATCAAACGGCAAACTGAGACCCTCTAGATCTAATAATCAGGCTCAAATAGCAGTAAGAGCAAATGTCAAAGTTTATTAGCCCATTTCATGCATTTATGCATTAAGTATGACTAAATGTTTATTGGACGCTAATTTGTTTGCTACGAGACCCCGGTGCTAATGGCAGCTCAGCTGCACGCCTGGCTTGTCCAGCTCAAGGATAAACCATGCCAGGCAGCACAGACGCatgattaaattcaatttgactcGGGCTATAATAGTAGACAACATTGTTGCcagtgttgtgttgtgttgtgttttaattgttattttagttatttacaAGCTGAATTCGTGTGCCTTTGCGAATATTCAGTGGCGGCCACTTTTACCCAATCGTTGCATTAGTTGGcgtttttatttctcttttcttttctcttcAACACCTTTTGCTTTACTTGGCGTCTGGTTTTTAGAGGAGCATGTGTATTGTATTGTTCGGTCGACCTTCGTTCGGCCGACAAAAcctgattaatttgtttgtatttatggTAAAATGCATATTGGTTAATGCTTAATACATGCAATTCGGATGGCATGTTTCACTtgaaacaaaatcaaatcaagcgacgcacgcacacacacacacacacacacacacacacgcacacacacatttgcatagCCTACTTTAAAGCCCTAATCTGTTGACCTGGCCAGCGGCCATGCATGAGGGGCGTCTGTTTGAAAACCGTTTTAAACACGAAACTCTTTAAAACGTCACatgaacaaacaaaataaaaaatcaaacaaataaaatcagCGAGattcgccaaaaaaaaaacgcacgTCTCCGAATTGGCTGGCAATTTCGGCTATTTTTGGCTCGTCTAATTAATCAATTATTGCCATAGGAAAATTATCTGCGAAACCTACAATTTTTGAGATAGGCCTTAACGATATACACTTTGTGCCGGCCAATATAACAGGTTTTCAAAGATTTCGTATATTTAATCTATGCCAAGaattatcatttaaatatgaCAAATTGTATGGCTTTATCAGTGAGCATAGTTTCATTTAACATATGcttacacaatatatatacgcatatatagTCATTTTTATGACTCAAAAGCAGCGGCAACATAAAAGTCAATTAATGGATTTTACTACCATTAAttagtaaatattattatcCAAATGTGCTTCGAACTGGGTGCGTCtacaaaacttaataaatCTGGTTCGTTGCTTAGTTATTaagctttttaattttcaaaatgaaaaagCTGCGCGCTTCACACAAACGTCTTTGCGACGCTTTGCAGCACTGAATAATTATTTGGGACATTTTATTTGTGGTCACATTGATTACCATTTCTTGCGAGCTGTTGAATAGTGTTGGGAAATTGTTAACTgcacttttttattattctgaAAATGTTTTGATGCAGTTTATTTATGGTCACACTGATCGAAAGTGAGTGCGTGTGCAACTCGGCTATAATAGCCGTTGCATAGTGTTGGAAAATGATTAATTTAAATcgtttaaattttgaatttgatttgtttttttttttaatttaaacgtttcaattttattataagCATTAAAAAAAGCTCTCAccttaaatttgatttatattatgcatttttcaaatatcttaACTTATATACTTCTAAGTATCTTTGAAGTacacattttaaaaaattaattcatgggaaatatatattttcaagaCTTCCTGCACAACGACTTGAAGTTTTAAAAATGTCTACTATTCATATAGGAACTACATGAAATTGAAGTTCGATGTTCATGAGATTTAACTCATATTTTAGTTTAGCTGTTTTGTTTGTCATTGAAAATACCAGTCTAGAagtaaacatataaatatggattctacaaatacaattttgccTGAAAATAATTCGAAGTAAATGGTTAAACCATGAAGCAGAGCATCTCGGAGTGCAagtaatatattaatatataagtgtaggtaaaaatcatttataatgCGTGTAGTCCAAGAAAGCTAAATGAAGGATGCCcaaaggaaaaataaaattgtacgCTGAAATTTCCGTATTTCATTAATTTCTTGAGTCTTCCAATGCAGAACTAGTGGGTTTAAATAAAACCAGGCGTAACAGCCATTGTTATTCGCACAGAAattgtttgtaattttttaataatacgACTTTACGGACGTAGTCTGTTCTCTGTAAGTCCATGTACATGTGGCAAGGGAATTAACTGAACGAGCACAGCACTGCACGGCTGCAATTCTCAATCTTCATAGTCATCCAGCTCTTCAGGCGAAAACAGGCCAGTTGTGTCCAGAAAATGTGCCAAATACTTGGCTATCATGCTGCCAACAAACATGCCAGGCAAGATGGTTAATCCAATGGTTAATAAATAGTACCTTTGGCGTTTTGGATTCTTTAGTAATCTAGGCGATTTATAACCTTTTCGTGATCTGGACATTTCCcgttaatttgtatttgtatggacTATCTACATTTAGAACAGCCGAAGAAGAGTCACATTTtctgaatttttaaattttgactgtatttttgttatttactgGGCCTTATTACAATTCCAAATTGAACGAACACAAATGTCAAAACTTTCTCTATACATATAAGTTGTTCAAGCCACACGCACTGCGGCCAAGAACTCATTGCGCATGCGTGTACCTCGAACCAGCTTTATATGGCACTTCCGTTCTGTTCTGCAATATTTGCCGACGGTTCGACTCAACCGGCTAATTGTCCAAGTGTCACTTGTCTTTGTCAATGGCGGAGCTCTCTCCATTCCAAGGCTATGGCCTAATGCGTTTTGTCtgtaacaaaaatatacatttgacCTGTGCTAGCGGCTATTTAGCGATGCGTAAAAGGGTTTGTCACTTGCCCAACTGGGTCACTCAAACATAGCTTCTGTGTAATGTATCTAAATTACCATTAATTGAATTCTAgctaatataatatattatacaaataGCTATTTGCAAATGAGGGTTCAGAGTAGCAcgaaaatattacaatttttttacttGATGTTTACATATTGTAGATAATAACTTGGTccgggcaaggccgggtaatGCTTACTGTTTATATAGGATACCAAATGCCAACCTAAgttctcttttttatttacagctccagctgcttagatattaaaaacaagGCATTTTTTTAACATCGCTCTACTATGCGATTATCATAAATTCAAGTCGACTTGCAGGTTCTTCTGGCTTTAaagttttaaagctttttaaatcaATCAGCTTTCttaatgatattttgttttaaaatatctaaaaCTATACTATAACTTCGTTTTAtcgtatacaaatattatcaTTTTAAACCACTTAAGATAAAGTCAACTGGATAGGTCATCAAGcataattttgtataccctgccCTAATTTCAATTAcctcataatatatatacgttaATTTCATTCCTGTTGCATCATTATCTTGTCTCGTTAGTGCTTCACATTCATTAAGGAATAACCCATTTCGGGATCCCAAGTAACAAGAGCAGGGAATCCTTTACAATTAATGTGGCGACCCTTATAAATCTCTTATATTTTGTTGAGTAAGCACTTTAGTGCGATTTCCTGTTGCAACCTCTTTCGGTTCTGTTTGCTTGCACTTTAATGGCACAGCGCGTTGGGCAAGTCTTTGGCTGTGTTCAATTGCCACAATAAAGGAGGCAACAAATACGCTGGATTAGTAGATACCGCTTCCGTTTGCCATTTCGCACGTACAGGATTCTCACACACAGTTTATGGCTCAGGCCCAAGTCCTGGCCCAGACagctaaatatttgaaaacagTTGCCCAccaaatacgaaaaaaaaaaacccaacatAAAAGGCACATGTGTACGCACGGCAAGGTAATTAGTAAGATTTTCCAATGAACTAGCAGCTAATCTCGCTGCCTGGGCTAAGCTCACGCAGTGACCAGGGCTATAAAAGTGTGTTCAACTGTCGCCGCTTTTCATgttaaaaatggctaaaatACTGAATTAGCTTTTTGTCAGAGAAATGCCCAAAACAGCTGCGAATGTCAACTGTGTGCGGCTGTAGAACATTGAAAACAGCCAAGTCTAGCTAGAAAATAGCTGTATTGGCAGCACTGATCAGTCAACATTTGCTGAATTCGCCGCAAGTTTCATTGGACCTCACGAAGCCGCACTTTTCAACACAATTCAACGGCGTTGCGGCTTACCGGCTGCTGATAGCCGCACAAAGCtttcagtttgttttcgaCTGCAGCGCGTTGTGGACGTTGAGGCTGACACGAGAGCTTGTCAAGTGTGTATGTgcttctctctcactctgtgtgtgtgtgtgtgtgtgttagtgtgcgtgAAAGCCGTTAAGAAGTCTAGCACTGAGTAAGCCAGGCAACAAGAGCTGCCACAGACAAGACTTAgatagaagaagaagcagaaaaagaataataaaatctgtAAAACGGGCACGTCGcgctattttattttcatctcTTCATCGTACTTTTCTACCTATCCATGTATTGGCTGCTCTGCGGCTCTCTACCTTCTTTCGGCCTGCGCTTTGCCTTTTCTGCTGCCGTGTCTTGTGGTCTGCctatgcgcgtgtgtgtgtgcgtgcgtatatatgtatgtgtgtgtgtgtgtgtgcgtgtgttgcgGTGTGGACTGAAACTTCAGGTGCAGTCGCATTGAATTTCTTGAACAAGTTTTAGTCAGAGTTTGGCCTTCGTGTGGCATGGTACAGTAAACGGATTGGCTCTGTCGCAGAGTCTTCGAACAGGGCCCTAAAATAATAAGTGCCAGTgattgtgcatgtgtgtgtgcgtgtgcatgtgtctgtgtgtgtgtgtagaagcGGCTCAAACTGGATTTTTGTACAATTGTTTATGCAGTGCGTGCAGTTGTGTTTGTGTCACAGGATTTGTGTATAACGTTTTTTATTCGCCAAGAAACGCGCGTGCgcgaatgcaaaaaaaaagccccCCCAAAGCCAACAATCAATTTTAGGCGCAATTGCGCTGAACTCCAACTTAAAATATTTCGATATGGCtaaagtttattaaacaggaactgctaaaaaaaatatgatgtGCAAAAAAGTGCTAAGCTAAACGCTCTGATAGTTTTttatctataaaaaaaaaaaaacaaaaaaataataataaaacaaatttataaaaaaaaaatataaaatgcaatggaatg is a window encoding:
- the LOC6627604 gene encoding uncharacterized protein, with amino-acid sequence MKFFVLAVCAIAAVAADVSHLNLGGNNGYSYERPSQSFDIDIRSSAGASYSAPAPGPSYSAPAPGPSYSAPPPGPSYSAPAPAPEYLPPVQDFPAPAPAPVYSAPAPAPVYSAPAPEYSAPAPVQPAPEYLPPAPAYSAPAPAPVFSAPAPEYSAPAPVQPAPEYLPPVQDIHAPAPAPVYSAPAPAPVYSAPAPEYSAPAPSYPAPEYLPPVHDIPAPAPAPVYSAPAPSYSAPAPAPVYSAPAPAPVYSAPGGESNGYEYNVPAKRFRF